One genomic segment of Microbacterium sp. ProA8 includes these proteins:
- a CDS encoding crosslink repair DNA glycosylase YcaQ family protein yields the protein MTVRLTRDEARRIALRGQLLTAERPAGIVETIDALTIVNIEPTAAVAPSADLILWSRLGWPYQPADLVRLVEEDRAVFEWGGFYRAMTDLPLLLPEMRRRPQSAQAREWLAANEVFRREVMARLRAEGPLRASDIPDAAQVSWRSSGWTNNRNSLQLLEILVLRGDVAISSRDSSGRLFDVADRVYPADVPILGDEEAARERAERRLASLGIARAKGIAQPLEPIDVGELGEEAVVDGTQGTWRVDADALAALDDFTPRTALLSPFDRLVFDRRRLEDIFGYEYLLEMYKPAAKRRWGYFALPILHGDRFVGKLDAKSDRKAGVLRVHAVHEDEPFTDEIRRAVDAEIQDLARWLGLDVVGSPAA from the coding sequence GTGACAGTCCGGCTGACCCGTGACGAGGCGCGTCGCATCGCGTTGCGCGGCCAGCTGCTGACGGCCGAGCGTCCCGCGGGCATCGTCGAGACCATCGACGCGCTCACGATCGTGAACATCGAGCCGACCGCCGCGGTGGCGCCCAGTGCGGATCTGATCCTCTGGAGCCGGCTCGGCTGGCCCTACCAGCCTGCCGACCTCGTGCGACTGGTCGAAGAGGACCGCGCCGTGTTCGAGTGGGGCGGCTTCTATCGCGCCATGACCGACCTGCCGCTCCTCCTGCCCGAGATGCGGCGCCGGCCCCAGTCGGCGCAGGCACGGGAGTGGCTCGCGGCCAACGAGGTGTTCCGCCGTGAGGTGATGGCGCGCCTGCGTGCCGAGGGACCCCTGCGGGCGAGCGACATCCCCGACGCCGCTCAGGTGTCGTGGCGTTCGTCCGGTTGGACGAACAACCGCAATTCGCTGCAGCTGCTCGAGATCCTCGTGCTGCGCGGCGACGTGGCCATCTCGTCCAGGGATTCCTCCGGCCGCCTGTTCGACGTCGCCGACCGCGTGTATCCCGCCGATGTGCCGATCCTCGGCGACGAAGAGGCGGCTCGCGAGCGGGCGGAGCGCCGGCTCGCTTCGCTGGGCATCGCGCGCGCAAAGGGCATCGCCCAGCCGCTGGAGCCGATCGACGTCGGCGAGCTCGGCGAGGAGGCCGTCGTCGACGGGACGCAGGGCACCTGGCGGGTTGATGCCGACGCACTCGCCGCGCTCGACGACTTCACGCCCCGGACCGCGCTGCTGTCGCCCTTCGACCGTCTCGTGTTCGACCGTCGCCGGTTGGAGGACATCTTCGGGTACGAGTACCTGCTCGAGATGTACAAGCCCGCCGCGAAGCGCCGGTGGGGCTATTTCGCGCTGCCGATCCTGCACGGCGACCGCTTCGTCGGCAAGCTCGACGCCAAAAGCGACCGCAAGGCCGGCGTGCTGCGGGTGCACGCGGTCCACGAGGACGAGCCGTTCACCGATGAGATCCGCCGGGCGGTGGATGCCGAGATCCAGGATCTCGCCCGCTGGCTCGGGCTCGACGTCGTCGGTTCGCCGGCGGCCTGA
- a CDS encoding AI-2E family transporter: MSTGRTSGSDDKPRSSLFDAVRDRSRVVSTETSAAVPRGLRIATAYSWRVIVVAAAIGIVVWLVIQLKLLVIPLLIAILITALLWPTFAWMLRRRVPRWLAIVISVVGTLAIVTGLLWLVVWQIMNQWDSVRASTVAAIDQFRQYLIDGPLHLSPEQIDDLLDQGWVFVQEQAELLWSGALAIGSTIGHVVTGAVLAFFILLCLLADGAGIWRWTLRLFPKKARPAADGSGRAGWVTVVNYARTQLLVATIDAIGIGLGAALLGVPLAIPVAVLVFLGAFVPIVGAVVTGTVAVFLALVYNGPWIALWMLVVVLGVQQLEGHVLQPLLMGSAVKVHPLAVVLVVAGGAMIAGIPGALFAVPLAAFVNVVAVYLAERAWETGAKPSGDLIWSTVPRQRRVRP, from the coding sequence ATGAGCACTGGGCGTACGAGCGGCTCCGACGACAAGCCCCGCAGCTCCCTGTTCGATGCGGTGCGCGACCGCAGTCGGGTGGTCTCCACCGAGACCTCCGCCGCCGTGCCGCGTGGCCTGCGCATCGCGACCGCGTACTCCTGGCGGGTGATCGTCGTCGCTGCGGCGATCGGCATCGTCGTGTGGCTCGTGATCCAGCTGAAGCTGCTCGTGATCCCGCTGCTGATCGCCATCCTCATCACCGCGCTCCTGTGGCCCACCTTCGCGTGGATGCTCCGCCGGCGCGTTCCCCGCTGGCTCGCCATCGTCATCTCGGTCGTCGGCACCCTGGCCATCGTGACGGGCCTGCTCTGGCTCGTGGTGTGGCAGATCATGAACCAGTGGGACTCCGTGCGGGCCAGCACCGTCGCGGCCATCGACCAGTTCCGGCAGTACCTCATCGACGGGCCGCTGCATCTGAGCCCCGAGCAGATCGACGACCTCCTCGACCAGGGCTGGGTCTTCGTCCAGGAGCAGGCCGAGCTCCTGTGGTCGGGTGCGCTGGCGATCGGCTCCACCATCGGTCACGTCGTCACCGGCGCCGTGCTGGCGTTCTTCATCCTGCTGTGCCTACTCGCCGACGGCGCCGGCATCTGGCGGTGGACGCTGCGGCTCTTCCCCAAGAAAGCCCGTCCCGCCGCAGACGGCTCCGGACGCGCCGGCTGGGTCACCGTCGTCAACTACGCACGGACGCAGCTGCTCGTCGCGACGATCGACGCCATCGGCATCGGCCTGGGGGCCGCACTCCTCGGCGTCCCACTGGCCATCCCCGTCGCCGTCCTGGTCTTCCTCGGCGCGTTCGTGCCGATCGTCGGTGCCGTGGTGACCGGCACCGTCGCGGTGTTCCTCGCGCTCGTCTACAACGGCCCCTGGATCGCCCTGTGGATGCTCGTCGTCGTGCTGGGCGTGCAGCAGCTCGAGGGCCACGTGCTCCAGCCGCTGCTCATGGGCTCCGCCGTCAAGGTGCATCCGCTCGCGGTCGTGCTCGTCGTGGCAGGCGGTGCAATGATCGCCGGCATCCCCGGCGCACTGTTCGCCGTCCCGCTCGCGGCGTTCGTCAACGTCGTCGCCGTCTATCTCGCAGAACGTGCGTGGGAGACCGGAGCGAAACCCTCCGGCGACCTCATCTGGAGCACCGTTCCGCGGCAGAGGAGAGTCCGCCCGTGA
- a CDS encoding DUF4307 domain-containing protein, producing MTTQDMLDERYGRRRSPARRWAIGGAVLIAVAVVALFGWFTVQNALDSVDADTTSFEVADEHSVSLGFQITSPPGSAVACAIEAQDEEHGVVGWRVVELPASDLHARAFREVIPTTALATTGFVNSCWVLSPSAQ from the coding sequence GTGACCACGCAGGACATGCTCGACGAGCGCTACGGCCGTCGTCGTTCGCCTGCCCGCCGCTGGGCGATCGGGGGCGCAGTCCTGATCGCGGTGGCGGTCGTCGCCCTGTTCGGCTGGTTCACGGTGCAGAACGCCCTGGACTCCGTCGACGCCGACACGACCTCGTTCGAGGTGGCCGATGAGCACTCGGTCTCGCTCGGATTCCAGATCACCTCTCCCCCGGGATCCGCCGTCGCCTGCGCGATCGAGGCCCAGGACGAGGAGCACGGCGTGGTGGGCTGGCGCGTCGTCGAGCTCCCGGCATCCGATCTGCACGCCCGGGCGTTCCGCGAGGTGATCCCCACGACCGCGCTCGCGACGACGGGATTCGTCAACTCGTGCTGGGTTTTGTCTCCGTCCGCGCAGTGA
- the ilvA gene encoding threonine ammonia-lyase, producing the protein MSSAGPAGPAAAADDAVPSASSVPTLADFEDARATLEGVITHTPLDESQHLSDVLGVPVHLKLENLQRTGSFKIRGATYRLSRLTAEERARGVVAASAGNHAQGVALAAKALGIRATIFMPLGVPVPKLLATRGYGADVVLEGATVETPLRMAAEFAERTGAVFIHPFDHHDVIAGQGTLGLELMDELPDLDTIVLGIGGGGLIAGVAASVKARAAAEGRTVRVIGVQAANSAAYPPSLEAGHPLEVPTLPTIADGIAVARPGDLPFEIIRDLVDEVVTVTEDDIARALLVLLERAKQVVEPAGAVGVAAILAGKVVADGPTVTVLSGGNIDPLLLQRVVAHGLSASGRYMTLRIPLPDRPGQLAQVSELLAIAGANVIEVLHTRHGQGLQISEVILQLSVETRGEEHRAHVISVLEGAGYAPTVVPD; encoded by the coding sequence ATGTCTTCCGCAGGACCCGCCGGCCCCGCTGCGGCGGCCGACGATGCGGTTCCCTCCGCGTCGTCGGTGCCCACCCTCGCCGATTTCGAGGACGCGAGGGCCACGCTCGAGGGCGTCATCACGCACACGCCGCTCGACGAGTCCCAGCACCTGTCCGACGTGCTCGGCGTGCCGGTGCACCTCAAGCTCGAGAACCTGCAGCGCACCGGGTCGTTCAAGATCCGCGGCGCGACGTACCGCCTCTCCCGGCTGACGGCCGAGGAGCGTGCGCGCGGCGTGGTCGCCGCCTCCGCCGGCAACCACGCGCAGGGCGTGGCGCTCGCGGCGAAGGCCCTCGGCATCCGCGCCACGATCTTCATGCCGCTCGGCGTGCCGGTGCCCAAACTCCTCGCCACGCGCGGCTACGGCGCCGATGTCGTGCTCGAGGGCGCGACCGTCGAGACGCCGCTGCGGATGGCGGCCGAGTTCGCCGAGCGCACCGGTGCCGTGTTCATCCATCCGTTCGACCACCATGACGTCATCGCCGGCCAGGGCACGCTGGGCCTGGAGCTCATGGACGAGCTGCCCGACCTCGACACGATCGTGCTGGGCATCGGCGGGGGAGGGCTCATCGCCGGCGTGGCGGCGTCCGTCAAGGCCCGCGCCGCCGCGGAGGGCCGCACGGTGCGGGTGATCGGCGTGCAGGCGGCGAACTCGGCTGCGTATCCGCCGTCGCTCGAGGCGGGGCATCCGCTCGAGGTGCCCACCCTGCCGACGATCGCCGACGGCATCGCCGTGGCCCGGCCGGGGGACCTGCCGTTCGAGATCATCCGGGATCTGGTGGACGAGGTGGTCACCGTCACCGAGGACGACATCGCGCGGGCGCTCCTCGTGCTGCTCGAGCGCGCCAAGCAGGTCGTCGAGCCGGCGGGCGCCGTCGGCGTGGCCGCGATCCTCGCAGGCAAGGTGGTCGCCGACGGCCCGACCGTGACCGTGCTGTCCGGCGGCAACATCGATCCGCTGCTGCTGCAGCGCGTCGTCGCGCACGGGCTGTCGGCATCCGGTCGGTACATGACGCTGCGCATCCCGCTGCCGGATCGCCCCGGTCAGCTGGCGCAGGTCTCGGAGCTGCTGGCGATCGCCGGGGCGAACGTCATCGAGGTGCTGCACACGCGCCACGGCCAGGGACTGCAGATCAGCGAGGTGATCCTGCAGCTGAGCGTCGAGACGCGCGGCGAGGAGCACCGCGCACACGTCATCTCGGTGCTCGAAGGCGCCGGCTATGCTCCGACCGTCGTTCCCGACTGA
- a CDS encoding isoprenyl transferase, which translates to MARGETNEGRGPLYRLYINRLRRRLDPAAVPHHLAMMIDGNRRWAKQLGYDSAAHGHRAGAAKMKEFLRWCDDVGIRVVSLYLLSNDNLRKRDSRELSDLIEIIAELADELSHERDWRVKHVGRADALPGDLSRVLADVEARTKGNAGMHVNLAVGYGGRGEIVDAVRSIIAQHDEQGGSLEELAASLTPEQIGEHLYTGGQPDPDLVIRTSGEQRLSDFLLWQSAHSEFYFVEALGPDLREVDFLRAIRDFTSRERRFGS; encoded by the coding sequence GTGGCGCGCGGCGAGACGAACGAGGGCAGGGGACCCCTCTACCGCCTCTACATCAACCGCCTGCGCCGGCGGCTGGATCCCGCCGCGGTGCCCCACCACCTGGCGATGATGATCGACGGCAATCGGCGCTGGGCCAAGCAGCTCGGATACGACTCCGCCGCGCACGGCCACCGCGCCGGCGCCGCCAAGATGAAGGAGTTCCTGCGCTGGTGCGACGACGTGGGCATCCGCGTCGTGTCGCTGTATCTCCTCTCGAACGACAATCTGCGCAAGCGCGACTCCCGCGAGCTGTCGGATCTGATCGAGATCATCGCCGAGCTCGCCGACGAGCTCTCGCACGAGCGCGACTGGCGCGTGAAGCACGTGGGCCGCGCCGATGCATTGCCCGGCGACCTGTCTCGCGTGCTCGCCGACGTCGAGGCCCGCACCAAGGGCAACGCCGGGATGCACGTCAACCTCGCCGTCGGCTACGGCGGGCGCGGCGAGATCGTCGACGCCGTGCGCAGCATCATCGCGCAGCACGACGAGCAGGGCGGATCGCTCGAGGAGCTCGCCGCGAGCCTCACCCCCGAGCAGATCGGCGAGCACCTCTACACCGGCGGACAGCCCGACCCCGACCTCGTGATCCGCACCTCGGGCGAGCAACGCCTGAGCGACTTCCTGCTGTGGCAGTCGGCGCACTCGGAGTTCTATTTCGTCGAGGCCCTGGGACCCGATCTGCGCGAGGTGGACTTCCTGCGTGCGATCCGCGACTTCACCTCGCGAGAGCGCCGCTTCGGCAGCTGA
- a CDS encoding LemA family protein, with protein MEWLIPVLIVVALAVIVGIYLWATYNSLVQLNVRVDEAWSDITVQLKRRADLLPNLIEVVKGYATHEKAVFERVTQARADTLSATGPAEAGAAEGRMQQALKSLFAVAEAYPQLQASQNFLQLQQSIVDTEDKIQASRRFYNGGVRELNTKIKVFPNNLFARNLGFFEREFFEVIDGAAISEPPRVQF; from the coding sequence ATGGAATGGCTGATCCCAGTCCTTATCGTGGTGGCGCTCGCCGTCATCGTCGGCATCTATCTCTGGGCGACGTACAACTCGCTCGTCCAGCTCAACGTGCGCGTCGATGAGGCGTGGAGCGACATCACCGTCCAGCTCAAGCGTCGAGCGGACCTGTTGCCGAATCTCATCGAGGTGGTCAAGGGCTATGCCACGCACGAGAAGGCGGTCTTCGAACGCGTGACGCAGGCGCGCGCCGACACGCTGTCGGCCACCGGCCCCGCTGAGGCGGGTGCTGCCGAGGGGCGCATGCAGCAGGCGCTCAAGTCCCTGTTCGCCGTCGCCGAGGCGTACCCCCAGCTGCAGGCGAGCCAGAACTTCCTGCAGCTGCAGCAGTCGATCGTCGACACCGAAGACAAGATCCAGGCTTCCCGCCGGTTCTACAACGGCGGTGTGCGCGAGCTGAACACCAAGATCAAGGTCTTCCCGAACAACCTCTTCGCGCGAAATCTGGGGTTCTTCGAGCGCGAGTTCTTCGAGGTCATCGACGGCGCCGCGATCTCAGAGCCGCCACGCGTGCAGTTCTGA
- a CDS encoding crosslink repair DNA glycosylase YcaQ family protein yields MKSSLSAAEARRVALAAQGFARPRPATAGTRQLNGALARMATLQIDSVNVFARSHYMPLFSRVGAYDTAALDRLLFARRSPYVEYWAHVAAFIPADDWGLFDFRMQAMRAKYGSQPGGWFDTHREIIDWVRAELADRGPLRPAQIEHDAKKGARGPWWDWDVVKHALEYMWLFGEVAIAGRRGFERRYALAEQVIPREVLDAPVPRDDAVRELVRRAARAYGVATAADIADYWRIADRKAVTAALDDLTDAGELHPVAVEGWTTAGRPAKAWLHADAVVPRRIQAAAILTPFDPVVWFRDRAERLFDFEYRIEIYTPAAQRRFGYYSLPVLIDDDVVGRVDLKADRAASTLRVQSAWWEHGRPADAAPRLADELRLAADWQRLASISISRWGDAVEDLARVMPEASRHDAGPAEPVALATDEPGTDEPGTDEPGTDEPGAGARSRSADLRVEELAN; encoded by the coding sequence GTGAAGTCCTCGCTCAGCGCCGCGGAGGCGCGCCGCGTCGCGCTCGCCGCCCAGGGGTTCGCGCGCCCCCGACCGGCGACCGCGGGGACGCGGCAGCTCAACGGCGCCCTCGCGCGCATGGCGACGCTCCAGATCGACTCCGTGAACGTCTTCGCCCGCTCGCACTACATGCCGCTGTTCTCGCGCGTCGGCGCCTATGACACGGCCGCGCTCGACCGCCTGCTGTTCGCGCGGCGATCGCCCTACGTCGAGTACTGGGCGCACGTGGCCGCGTTCATCCCCGCGGACGACTGGGGGCTCTTCGACTTCCGTATGCAGGCGATGCGCGCGAAGTACGGCTCGCAGCCCGGCGGCTGGTTCGACACCCATCGCGAGATCATCGACTGGGTGCGTGCCGAGCTCGCCGACCGCGGCCCGCTCCGCCCCGCTCAGATCGAGCACGACGCCAAGAAGGGCGCCCGCGGACCCTGGTGGGACTGGGACGTCGTCAAGCACGCCCTCGAGTACATGTGGCTGTTCGGCGAGGTGGCGATCGCCGGCCGTCGCGGATTCGAGCGACGCTACGCCCTCGCCGAGCAGGTGATCCCGCGCGAGGTGCTCGACGCGCCGGTGCCCCGCGACGACGCCGTGCGCGAGTTGGTGCGGCGCGCCGCCCGGGCATACGGGGTCGCGACGGCGGCCGACATCGCCGACTACTGGCGCATCGCCGACCGCAAGGCGGTGACAGCCGCCCTGGACGACCTCACGGATGCCGGCGAGCTGCACCCGGTGGCGGTGGAGGGGTGGACCACGGCGGGCCGCCCCGCCAAGGCGTGGCTGCACGCCGACGCCGTCGTGCCGCGTCGTATCCAGGCTGCCGCGATCCTCACGCCGTTCGACCCGGTGGTGTGGTTCCGCGATCGCGCCGAGCGCCTCTTCGACTTCGAGTACCGCATCGAGATCTACACGCCGGCAGCTCAGCGCCGGTTCGGCTACTACTCGCTGCCCGTCCTCATCGACGACGACGTCGTCGGCCGCGTCGATCTGAAGGCCGATCGTGCGGCGTCGACGCTCCGGGTCCAGTCGGCCTGGTGGGAGCACGGGCGACCCGCGGATGCCGCACCGCGCCTCGCCGACGAGCTCCGGCTCGCTGCGGACTGGCAGCGGCTGGCGTCGATCTCGATCTCACGGTGGGGCGACGCGGTCGAGGACCTCGCCCGCGTGATGCCGGAGGCCTCGCGCCATGATGCCGGGCCGGCAGAGCCCGTGGCGCTCGCCACCGATGAACCCGGCACCGATGAGCCGGGCACCGATGAGCCGGGCACAGACGAGCCGGGTGCCGGTGCGCGGTCGCGCAGCGCCGATCTGCGCGTCGAGGAACTGGCGAACTGA
- a CDS encoding alanine racemase, which translates to MSLDLLSTPRTTKPWAHPASYWGAMTAALAEVSGPVAAINAEALRYNALDLVVRAGGVPIRVASKSVRVREVLDAVLALPGYRGILAFTLPEALWLAETTDDIVLGYPTVDRAAIAALAADETAASRITLMVDDLAQLDLVDAIAAPATRSEIRVAIDADASWRAPGLGHIGVLRSPLYEAGEVAALARSIAARPGFRLVGLMMYEAQIAGQGDATGSGDAVIRWMQRRSASELLERRAAIVAALHDIAPLEFVNGGGTGSLELTASDQSVTEVTAGSGLLAGHLFDGYRAFDPAPAAAFALEVVRKPAPDVATVLGGGWIASGPALESRQPRAVAPTGLRMAPREGAGEVQTPLRGDAAQALRVGDRVWFRHSKSGELAERVLSYHLVDGDARVGELATYRGEGKAFL; encoded by the coding sequence ATGAGTCTCGATCTGCTGTCCACACCCAGGACGACGAAGCCCTGGGCCCACCCCGCCTCCTACTGGGGCGCGATGACTGCTGCCCTCGCCGAGGTCAGCGGCCCCGTCGCCGCCATCAACGCCGAGGCCCTCCGCTACAACGCCCTCGACCTCGTCGTGCGCGCCGGCGGCGTCCCGATCCGCGTCGCGAGCAAGTCCGTGCGCGTGCGCGAAGTCCTCGACGCGGTCCTCGCGCTGCCGGGCTACCGCGGCATCCTCGCCTTCACGCTTCCCGAGGCGCTCTGGCTCGCCGAGACCACGGATGACATCGTGCTCGGCTACCCGACGGTCGATCGGGCGGCGATCGCGGCCCTCGCGGCCGACGAGACCGCCGCATCGCGGATCACCCTGATGGTCGACGACCTCGCGCAGCTCGACCTCGTCGACGCCATCGCGGCCCCGGCCACCCGTTCCGAGATCCGCGTCGCGATCGACGCCGACGCCTCGTGGCGGGCTCCCGGCCTCGGCCACATCGGCGTGCTCCGCTCGCCCCTGTACGAGGCGGGGGAGGTCGCGGCGCTCGCGCGTTCGATCGCCGCCCGGCCCGGATTCCGGCTCGTCGGCCTGATGATGTACGAGGCCCAGATCGCCGGTCAGGGCGACGCGACGGGATCGGGGGATGCCGTCATCCGGTGGATGCAGCGTCGCTCGGCGTCCGAGCTGCTCGAGCGCCGTGCCGCCATCGTCGCGGCCCTCCACGACATCGCGCCCCTGGAGTTCGTCAACGGGGGTGGTACGGGATCGCTCGAGCTGACGGCATCCGATCAGTCCGTCACCGAGGTGACCGCCGGCAGCGGTCTGCTCGCCGGCCACCTGTTCGACGGCTACCGCGCGTTCGATCCGGCGCCGGCCGCGGCGTTCGCCCTGGAGGTCGTGCGCAAGCCGGCGCCCGACGTCGCCACCGTGCTCGGCGGCGGGTGGATCGCGTCGGGTCCCGCACTCGAGTCGCGCCAGCCGCGGGCGGTGGCGCCCACGGGCCTGCGCATGGCGCCGCGCGAGGGTGCCGGCGAAGTGCAGACACCGCTGCGCGGCGACGCGGCGCAGGCCCTGCGCGTGGGTGACCGCGTGTGGTTCCGCCACTCCAAGAGCGGAGAGCTCGCCGAGCGCGTCCTCAGCTACCACCTGGTCGACGGCGACGCCCGCGTGGGCGAGCTGGCGACGTACCGCGGCGAGGGGAAGGCGTTCCTGTGA
- the greA gene encoding transcription elongation factor GreA — protein MSTDAPVTFLTQDAYDRLAAELEHLSTTGREEIAKRIEAAREEGDLKENGGYHAAKDEQGKQEARIRTLQHLLKTATVSEAPQSTGVVEPGTVITAIIAGGEEVFLLGNREIAVGSELDVYSEASPLGTAILGRKEGEKTSYTAPNGREIAVEIVKVETYNGQ, from the coding sequence GTGTCCACCGACGCCCCCGTGACCTTCCTCACCCAGGACGCGTACGACCGCCTGGCCGCCGAGCTCGAGCACCTGTCGACGACCGGCCGCGAGGAGATCGCCAAGCGCATCGAGGCCGCGCGCGAAGAAGGCGACCTCAAGGAGAACGGCGGCTACCACGCCGCCAAGGACGAGCAGGGCAAGCAGGAGGCCCGCATCCGGACGCTCCAGCACCTGCTGAAGACCGCCACGGTGAGCGAGGCCCCGCAGAGCACCGGCGTGGTCGAGCCCGGCACCGTCATCACGGCGATCATCGCCGGCGGCGAAGAGGTCTTCCTCCTCGGCAACCGCGAGATCGCCGTCGGCTCCGAGCTCGACGTCTACAGCGAGGCCTCGCCGCTGGGCACCGCGATCCTCGGCCGCAAGGAGGGCGAGAAGACCTCGTACACCGCTCCGAACGGGCGCGAGATCGCCGTCGAGATCGTCAAGGTCGAGACCTACAACGGCCAGTGA
- a CDS encoding D-arabinono-1,4-lactone oxidase: MTRPGGIWRNWARTESVRPQRVEFPPTVAAVQRAVVAAAAQRIPVKAVGAGHSFTGIAVAPGALLELRDLSGLVSVDVDRGRVTLLAGTRLHRVPALLAPFGLAMENLGDIDRQSIAGAISTGTHGTGARFGGLAAQVVGATLVTASGDLLTVNEDENPELVPAVALGLGALGVLVDVTLQCVPAYVLHAVEQPEPLDEVLTALDERVAAADHFEFYWFPHTDRAMTKTNTRLPESAPRHPLAPVGKWIDDTLVGSGLHQIACSTGRAIPALVPTINRVSARIWGDREFTDASARVFATSRSVRFREMEYALPAADVRPAFEALRALIDDRGWRIGFPVEVRFAAADDRWLSTAHGRASGYIAVHRYWREDATEYFEEVEQIMLGFGGRPHWGKMHTLDAAALRERHPRFDDFVQLRDRLDPERLFRNPYLDRVLGG, translated from the coding sequence GTGACCCGCCCGGGTGGCATATGGCGCAACTGGGCGAGGACGGAGTCGGTACGGCCTCAGCGCGTGGAGTTCCCGCCGACGGTGGCGGCGGTGCAGCGTGCGGTGGTCGCCGCTGCGGCGCAGCGCATCCCGGTCAAGGCGGTGGGCGCCGGTCACAGCTTCACCGGCATCGCCGTCGCGCCCGGCGCACTGCTCGAGCTGCGAGACCTCAGCGGCCTCGTCTCGGTCGACGTCGACCGCGGCCGCGTGACGCTCCTCGCCGGCACCCGCCTGCACCGCGTGCCCGCACTCCTGGCGCCTTTCGGCCTCGCGATGGAGAACCTGGGCGACATCGACCGCCAGTCGATCGCCGGGGCGATCTCGACCGGCACGCACGGCACCGGCGCCCGCTTCGGTGGACTCGCGGCCCAGGTGGTGGGTGCGACGCTGGTGACGGCATCCGGCGATCTCCTCACGGTGAACGAGGACGAGAACCCCGAGCTGGTGCCCGCGGTGGCGCTCGGGCTCGGCGCGCTGGGCGTCCTGGTGGACGTCACGCTGCAGTGCGTGCCGGCGTACGTGCTGCACGCGGTGGAGCAGCCGGAACCCCTCGACGAGGTGCTGACGGCGCTCGACGAGCGCGTCGCGGCCGCGGACCACTTCGAGTTCTACTGGTTCCCGCACACCGATCGCGCGATGACGAAGACCAACACCCGGCTGCCCGAGAGCGCCCCGCGGCATCCGCTCGCCCCGGTCGGCAAGTGGATCGACGACACTCTCGTCGGCAGCGGCCTGCACCAGATCGCCTGCTCGACCGGTCGCGCGATTCCCGCCCTCGTACCCACCATCAACCGCGTGTCGGCCAGGATCTGGGGTGACCGGGAATTCACGGATGCCTCCGCCCGCGTGTTCGCGACCAGCCGGTCCGTGCGGTTCCGCGAGATGGAATACGCCCTGCCGGCGGCGGACGTCCGCCCCGCCTTCGAGGCGCTCCGCGCTCTGATCGACGATCGCGGATGGCGCATCGGGTTCCCGGTGGAGGTGCGGTTCGCCGCGGCCGACGACCGCTGGCTGTCGACCGCCCACGGGCGTGCGTCGGGCTACATCGCGGTGCACCGCTACTGGCGCGAGGACGCCACGGAGTACTTCGAGGAGGTCGAGCAGATCATGCTCGGATTCGGGGGGCGTCCGCACTGGGGCAAGATGCACACCCTCGATGCGGCGGCCCTTCGTGAGCGGCATCCGCGGTTCGACGACTTCGTACAGCTGCGCGACCGGCTCGACCCGGAGCGGCTGTTCCGCAACCCGTATCTCGATCGCGTCCTCGGTGGGTAA
- a CDS encoding hemolysin III family protein, translating into MSRRRSDSRAPEVPVLPLMDAAAVDAATPEIKPSWRGWIHAATFPVAIAAGIVLIVVAEGGPAKWACVVFMATSLLLFGNSALYHRFDWNPRTKTILKRIDHANILLLIAGTYTPIATLALPPQQGALLLVLVWSGALVGILFRVFWLHAPRWLYVALYLALGWAAVMYLVDLFEANAAMMILVAVGGLLYTGGAVVYALKRPNPWPGHFGFHEIFHVCTVLAFLCHWTACLLIALNPLSPSLGLPG; encoded by the coding sequence ATGAGCCGCCGTCGCAGTGATTCCCGGGCCCCCGAGGTCCCCGTGCTGCCGCTGATGGATGCCGCGGCCGTCGATGCCGCGACGCCCGAGATCAAGCCCTCGTGGCGCGGGTGGATCCATGCGGCCACGTTCCCGGTCGCCATCGCCGCCGGCATCGTGCTGATCGTGGTCGCGGAGGGCGGGCCGGCGAAGTGGGCGTGCGTCGTGTTCATGGCGACGTCGCTGCTGCTGTTCGGAAACTCCGCGCTGTACCACCGGTTCGACTGGAACCCGCGGACCAAGACGATCCTCAAACGCATCGACCACGCGAACATCCTGCTGCTGATCGCCGGAACGTACACCCCGATCGCGACGCTCGCGCTCCCGCCGCAGCAGGGCGCACTGCTGCTGGTGCTGGTGTGGAGCGGCGCGCTGGTCGGCATCCTGTTCCGCGTCTTCTGGCTCCACGCGCCGCGCTGGCTGTACGTCGCCCTCTATCTGGCGCTGGGCTGGGCCGCGGTCATGTACCTCGTCGACCTCTTCGAGGCCAATGCCGCGATGATGATCCTCGTCGCCGTCGGCGGGCTGCTCTACACGGGCGGAGCCGTCGTCTATGCGCTCAAGCGGCCCAACCCGTGGCCCGGCCACTTCGGCTTCCACGAGATCTTCCACGTCTGCACGGTGCTGGCGTTCCTGTGCCACTGGACCGCGTGCCTGCTGATCGCGCTCAACCCGCTGTCACCGTCGCTGGGACTGCCTGGCTGA